The Hymenobacter sp. 5317J-9 genome has a window encoding:
- a CDS encoding DNA topoisomerase IV subunit B, with translation MNDELLTEAPQASAKAPDHGYNEDSIRSLDWREHIRLRPGMYIGKLGDGSAYDDGIYVLVKEVVDNCIDEHVMGHGRTIDIKISDSRVQVRDYGRGIPLGKVVDVVSKINTGGKYDSKVFQKSVGLNGVGTKAVNALSGYFLVQSVREGTMKAAEFAQGKLVSDPKPQKTSQRNGTLVVFQPDDTIFKNYRFIPEYLENQIWNYVYLNAGLTINFNGQKYYSENGLLDLLARKADVESLRYPIIHLKGPDIEMAMTHGNDYGEEYYSFVNGQYTTQGGTHLAAFREAVVKAVREFYKKDYDASDIRASIIAAISVRVQEPVFESQTKTKLGSVNMGEDGPTVRGFIVDFVKDNLDNYLHKNPAVAEALRKRIEQSERERKDMAGVKKLANQRAKKANLHNRKLRDCRFHLGENAKDGAEKELLTTLFITEGDSASGSITKSRNVELEAVFSLRGKPLNCFGLKKKIVYENEELNLLQHALNIEEGIEHLRYNRVVVATDADVDGMHIRLLLLTFFLQFFPDLVRNGHVFILETPLFRVRNKKETIYCYNEQEKQAAIKKLGRNPEITRFKGLGEISPDEFGKFIGENIKLEPVILQSDRSIQQVLTYYMGKNTPARQEFIIDNLRLEKDLITSDVLPAAEVPAEA, from the coding sequence ATGAACGACGAACTACTTACCGAAGCCCCGCAAGCATCCGCCAAAGCGCCCGACCACGGCTACAACGAAGACAGCATCCGCTCGCTGGACTGGCGCGAGCACATCCGCCTGCGCCCCGGCATGTACATCGGCAAGCTCGGCGACGGTTCAGCTTACGACGACGGCATCTACGTATTGGTGAAGGAAGTCGTTGACAACTGCATCGACGAGCACGTGATGGGCCACGGCCGCACCATCGACATCAAGATTTCGGATTCCCGCGTGCAGGTGCGCGACTACGGCCGCGGCATTCCGCTGGGCAAGGTGGTGGACGTGGTGAGCAAAATCAACACCGGCGGCAAATACGACTCCAAGGTGTTCCAGAAGTCGGTGGGCCTCAACGGCGTAGGCACCAAGGCCGTGAACGCCCTGAGCGGTTACTTCCTGGTGCAAAGCGTGCGCGAAGGCACGATGAAAGCGGCCGAGTTTGCCCAGGGCAAGCTCGTGAGCGACCCCAAGCCCCAAAAAACCAGCCAGCGCAACGGCACGCTGGTGGTGTTTCAGCCCGACGACACGATTTTCAAGAACTACCGCTTCATCCCGGAGTACCTCGAAAATCAAATCTGGAACTACGTTTACCTGAACGCGGGCCTGACCATCAATTTCAATGGCCAGAAGTACTATTCCGAAAACGGCCTGCTCGACCTGCTGGCCCGCAAGGCCGACGTGGAGAGCCTGCGCTACCCCATCATCCACCTGAAAGGGCCGGATATTGAGATGGCCATGACGCACGGCAACGACTACGGCGAAGAGTACTATTCCTTCGTGAACGGGCAGTACACGACGCAGGGCGGCACGCACTTAGCGGCCTTCCGCGAGGCGGTGGTGAAGGCAGTGCGCGAGTTCTACAAGAAGGACTACGACGCTTCCGACATCCGGGCCAGCATTATTGCGGCCATCTCGGTGCGCGTGCAGGAGCCGGTGTTTGAGAGCCAGACCAAAACCAAGCTCGGCTCGGTGAACATGGGCGAGGACGGTCCCACGGTGCGCGGCTTCATCGTCGATTTTGTTAAGGACAACCTCGACAACTACCTGCACAAGAACCCCGCCGTGGCCGAGGCCCTGCGCAAGCGCATCGAGCAGAGCGAGCGGGAGCGCAAGGACATGGCCGGCGTAAAAAAGCTGGCCAACCAGCGCGCGAAAAAGGCCAACCTGCATAACCGCAAGCTGCGCGACTGCCGCTTCCACCTGGGCGAAAACGCCAAGGACGGTGCTGAAAAGGAGTTGCTTACTACGCTGTTTATCACCGAGGGCGACTCCGCATCGGGCTCCATCACCAAGAGCCGCAACGTGGAACTGGAGGCCGTGTTCAGCTTGCGCGGCAAGCCGCTGAACTGCTTTGGGCTCAAGAAGAAGATTGTGTACGAGAACGAGGAGCTGAACCTGTTGCAGCACGCCCTCAACATCGAGGAAGGCATTGAGCACCTGCGCTACAACCGCGTGGTGGTGGCCACCGATGCCGACGTGGACGGCATGCACATTCGCCTGCTGCTGCTCACGTTCTTCCTGCAGTTTTTCCCCGACCTGGTGCGCAACGGCCACGTGTTCATCCTCGAAACGCCGCTGTTCCGAGTGCGCAACAAGAAGGAAACCATCTACTGCTATAACGAGCAGGAAAAGCAGGCCGCTATCAAAAAGCTGGGCCGCAATCCCGAAATCACGCGCTTCAAAGGCCTGGGTGAGATTTCGCCGGATGAATTCGGCAAGTTCATCGGCGAAAACATCAAGCTGGAGCCGGTGATTCTGCAGTCCGACCGCAGCATCCAGCAGGTGCTGACCTATTACATGGGCAAGAATACGCCCGCCCGCCAGGAATTCATCATCGACAACCTGCGCCTCGAAAAAGACCTCATCACCAGCGACGTGCTGCCCGCCGCCGAAGTGCCGGCCGAAGCATAA